From Flavobacterium alkalisoli, the proteins below share one genomic window:
- a CDS encoding CBASS oligonucleotide cyclase, with the protein MGGSGGSFYFGSDFNPEDVSKKIREEEEKTKNESFEIEVSGLLKNILASANSRDADLIQKHLRTVESAIHFDLDGLITLRYGGSISKHTFVDGLSDVDSLAIINNSELNNSSPEEVKDFFYQNLQRKLPNSKIEVGNLAITIKFNSGTEVQIIPALKTQTGIKIPSSRQNNEWSKLIKPDAFAKLLRYSNSQLSGKLIPVIKLAKTLIANFPETRRLSGYHVECLAIEVFKSYNGTHNPKEMIKHFFSEGSKNILNPIKDKTGQSVHVDDYLNEANSISRKMVADSMSSISRKMNNADGSRDIRLWEQILK; encoded by the coding sequence ATGGGAGGATCTGGCGGTAGCTTTTATTTTGGGAGTGATTTTAATCCAGAAGATGTTAGCAAAAAAATTAGAGAAGAGGAGGAAAAAACAAAAAATGAATCCTTTGAAATTGAAGTTTCAGGACTTCTCAAAAACATTTTAGCGTCTGCAAATTCTCGTGATGCAGATTTAATTCAAAAACATTTAAGAACAGTAGAATCTGCAATTCATTTTGACTTGGACGGTCTAATAACTCTACGTTATGGAGGATCTATTTCAAAACATACATTTGTAGACGGATTAAGTGACGTAGATTCTTTAGCAATTATAAATAACTCCGAGTTAAACAATTCATCTCCTGAAGAGGTAAAGGATTTTTTCTATCAGAACTTACAAAGGAAACTTCCGAATTCAAAAATTGAAGTTGGAAATTTAGCCATAACAATTAAGTTTAATAGCGGGACAGAAGTTCAAATTATTCCTGCTCTAAAAACCCAAACAGGTATAAAGATTCCTTCATCAAGACAAAATAATGAATGGTCAAAGTTAATTAAGCCAGATGCATTTGCGAAATTACTTAGATATTCAAATAGCCAATTAAGTGGCAAATTGATTCCTGTAATTAAACTTGCAAAAACCTTAATAGCTAATTTCCCTGAAACTAGAAGATTATCCGGATATCATGTTGAGTGTTTAGCAATAGAAGTATTTAAATCTTATAATGGAACTCATAACCCAAAAGAAATGATTAAGCATTTTTTTTCCGAAGGTTCAAAAAATATTTTAAATCCTATAAAAGATAAAACTGGTCAATCTGTTCATGTTGATGACTATTTAAACGAAGCCAATAGTATTTCTAGAAAAATGGTTGCGGATTCTATGTCAAGTATTTCTAGAAAAATGAACAATGCTGATGGAAGTAGAGATATAAGATTGTGGGAACAAATACTAAAATAA
- a CDS encoding 7-cyano-7-deazaguanine synthase codes for MKDYVLILASGGIDSTACIQFYKNLDFNIETLFIDYGQVSKYQELKAVKLITDFYNIKLRVIKINITKKEIGEITGRNAFFIFTALMSFYNDRGLIALGIHYGTSYYDCSTDFVNNVQKIIDKYSGETIKISAPFIKFNKKEIYEYCSLEKVPIHLCYSCELGKKQPCGQCLTCKDLELIYASTNK; via the coding sequence ATGAAAGACTATGTGTTAATTTTAGCTAGTGGTGGAATTGATTCAACAGCATGTATACAATTTTATAAAAACTTAGATTTTAATATAGAGACTTTATTTATTGATTATGGGCAGGTATCAAAATATCAAGAACTAAAAGCAGTCAAACTAATCACAGATTTTTACAATATAAAATTAAGAGTTATAAAAATCAATATAACGAAAAAAGAAATTGGTGAAATTACAGGACGTAATGCATTTTTTATTTTCACGGCATTAATGAGTTTCTATAATGACAGAGGTTTAATTGCTTTAGGTATACATTATGGAACTTCTTATTACGATTGCTCAACAGATTTTGTAAACAACGTTCAAAAAATAATTGATAAATACTCAGGTGAAACTATTAAAATAAGTGCACCATTTATAAAGTTTAATAAAAAGGAAATATATGAGTATTGCAGTTTAGAGAAAGTCCCTATCCATTTATGCTATAGCTGCGAACTTGGTAAAAAACAACCCTGCGGACAATGTTTAACTTGTAAAGATTTAGAATTAATATATGCTAGCACGAACAAGTAG
- a CDS encoding SMODS-associated NUDIX domain-containing protein — MNKGIIVTLIVITSILAIIYLTILNSTSIWSALAIGLLINIVSGPIYFAIVEGLYNLKNFKLFWKSYIKYRKSDVRFSISYIFRIPVKDKYLLVKNRKYNYYQPVGGAYKTLPGVEVVFKKLGIVTDNKFETSHGIAKNDLRFRVKGKRVLDVIKWFNSKENREISQWREFCEELLTTDIIQNKHAFRYIDYEYVTTLITPMQKAKKLDCQEILIYEIFDLVPNNDQIIELERLLEIGDTNEIKFADSTLISRLGFDERSKEVIYDIAPHTKWAHFEKYSEE; from the coding sequence ATGAACAAAGGAATAATCGTTACATTAATTGTTATAACTAGTATATTAGCAATTATATACTTGACTATATTAAATAGTACGTCTATATGGAGCGCTCTTGCCATAGGACTTCTAATTAATATTGTCTCAGGGCCAATCTATTTTGCAATAGTTGAAGGATTATATAATCTGAAAAATTTTAAATTATTTTGGAAATCATATATTAAATATAGAAAAAGTGACGTTCGTTTTTCAATTTCATATATTTTTAGGATTCCCGTAAAAGATAAATACCTGTTAGTTAAAAATAGAAAATATAATTATTATCAACCTGTTGGGGGAGCATACAAAACATTGCCGGGTGTTGAAGTTGTCTTTAAAAAATTAGGTATTGTTACAGATAATAAATTTGAAACTTCTCATGGAATTGCAAAAAATGATTTAAGATTTAGAGTGAAAGGCAAACGCGTATTAGATGTAATTAAATGGTTCAACTCTAAAGAAAACAGAGAGATTTCTCAATGGAGGGAATTTTGTGAAGAGCTCTTAACCACAGACATTATACAAAACAAACATGCCTTCAGATACATTGATTATGAATATGTTACCACTTTAATAACACCAATGCAAAAGGCAAAAAAGTTAGATTGCCAAGAAATTTTAATATATGAAATATTTGACTTGGTCCCCAATAATGATCAAATAATAGAATTAGAAAGACTTCTCGAAATAGGTGACACTAATGAAATTAAATTTGCAGATTCTACATTAATAAGCAGACTAGGATTTGACGAAAGAAGTAAAGAAGTTATTTATGATATCGCACCACATACTAAATGGGCACATTTTGAAAAATATAGTGAAGAATAA
- a CDS encoding bacteriophage abortive infection AbiH family protein — protein sequence MYKNLYIIGNGFDLHHHIKSSYTDFKEYLCDSNPPLFEIAQNYLFTDDKMWNNFESSLALLNTEEIVDDCSNYLNEPGSDSWRDSDNHAYQYEVEQIIKSLTITLKEEFLKWILKIEIDDDVNNYKINIDKSSKFLNFNYTQLLQKAYNIPDTQINHIHNKAIDEDSNLILGHGRNPNEIDSLNKDLTEESFEFRVHEGNQILDKYFSENYKDTATVLYENQKFFHDLDEITKIYVFGHSMSDIDLPYFQEIVKYTNSENINWEVSYYKDHDVEDHNLFLNNLGIDHSKIFHFKLTDIQLNSNQILLFD from the coding sequence ATGTACAAAAATCTATACATTATTGGCAATGGTTTTGATTTGCATCATCATATTAAATCATCATATACTGATTTTAAAGAATACCTTTGCGATAGTAATCCCCCTTTATTTGAGATAGCTCAAAATTATTTATTTACTGACGATAAAATGTGGAATAATTTTGAAAGCTCATTGGCTTTATTAAATACGGAGGAAATTGTAGATGATTGTAGCAACTATTTAAATGAACCTGGATCAGATAGTTGGAGAGATTCGGACAATCACGCTTATCAATATGAAGTTGAACAAATTATTAAATCTTTAACAATTACTTTAAAAGAGGAGTTTCTAAAATGGATCCTTAAAATTGAAATTGATGATGACGTTAACAACTACAAGATCAACATTGATAAAAGTTCAAAATTTTTAAATTTCAATTACACTCAGTTATTACAGAAAGCATACAACATCCCTGATACACAAATTAATCACATACACAATAAAGCTATTGATGAAGACTCTAATCTTATCTTAGGTCATGGTAGAAATCCAAATGAAATTGACTCCTTAAATAAAGACTTAACTGAAGAAAGTTTTGAATTCAGAGTACATGAAGGAAACCAAATACTCGACAAATATTTTAGTGAGAATTACAAGGATACGGCCACAGTACTTTATGAAAACCAAAAGTTCTTTCATGACCTAGATGAAATCACAAAGATATATGTATTCGGACATTCAATGTCAGATATTGATTTACCATATTTTCAAGAAATAGTAAAATATACTAACTCAGAAAATATAAATTGGGAGGTTAGCTATTATAAAGACCATGACGTAGAAGACCACAACCTTTTTTTAAACAATTTAGGAATAGATCATTCAAAAATTTTTCATTTCAAGCTTACAGATATTCAACTTAATTCAAACCAAATTCTTTTATTTGACTAA
- a CDS encoding JAB domain-containing protein, with translation MKVAEIKVSYSSKNMEKIKITSSQSVYNLVLSNWDLNIIEFQEEVKVVLLNRANIVLGIYEMSKGGISGTVVDLRIILAVALKCSASGIVLIHNHPSGNLEPSDVDKQLTTKLKEACKLLDLVLLDHLIISKEGYYSFSDNDIL, from the coding sequence ATGAAAGTAGCTGAAATAAAAGTTTCCTATTCCAGTAAGAATATGGAAAAGATAAAAATTACGAGTAGCCAGTCTGTGTATAATTTGGTACTTAGTAATTGGGATTTAAATATTATAGAATTTCAGGAAGAAGTAAAAGTTGTCTTGCTGAATAGGGCTAATATTGTATTAGGGATTTATGAAATGTCAAAGGGTGGTATATCTGGGACAGTGGTAGACCTAAGAATTATATTGGCTGTTGCTTTGAAGTGTAGTGCATCCGGGATTGTATTGATACATAATCACCCAAGTGGTAATCTGGAACCTAGTGATGTTGATAAGCAGTTAACCACAAAACTAAAAGAGGCTTGTAAGCTTTTAGATTTAGTTCTATTAGACCATTTGATTATTTCAAAGGAAGGGTATTATAGCTTTAGTGATAATGATATATTATAA
- a CDS encoding helix-turn-helix domain-containing protein: MTTFELYRIQQLDKQDFQNRIGNRIRQLREAQKISQVELAHLCNFEKSNMNRIEAGNTSTNTFTLYKICLALGISMKEFFSFEI, translated from the coding sequence ATGACAACTTTTGAATTATATAGAATTCAGCAGTTGGACAAACAGGATTTTCAAAATAGAATAGGTAATAGGATAAGGCAACTTAGAGAAGCTCAAAAAATTTCTCAGGTTGAACTTGCCCACCTATGTAATTTTGAAAAATCTAATATGAATAGAATTGAAGCAGGTAATACCAGTACAAATACCTTCACACTTTATAAAATCTGCCTTGCACTGGGTATAAGTATGAAAGAATTTTTCTCTTTTGAAATATAA
- a CDS encoding lipocalin family protein, protein MKRKISRLTMLIGVALLSFNCSSDDNNSTTLNSNEEKMIGSWEVVAYGDVVGNNETVSPINTNCYNTYTFSSDKTVNYKNYYPGDCSLDEENGIWNMEGLILTRTFPEDVELVMTDSIVFVSDTKIRVFQQGDNVSFTVYEKSN, encoded by the coding sequence ATGAAGAGAAAAATTTCACGCCTTACAATGCTAATAGGAGTAGCATTACTAAGTTTTAATTGTAGTAGTGATGATAATAATTCCACTACTTTAAATTCCAATGAGGAAAAGATGATTGGAAGTTGGGAAGTAGTAGCTTATGGTGATGTAGTTGGAAATAATGAGACAGTTAGTCCCATAAATACAAACTGTTATAACACATATACTTTCAGTTCAGATAAAACTGTCAATTATAAGAACTACTACCCGGGAGATTGTTCTCTTGATGAAGAGAATGGTATTTGGAATATGGAGGGATTAATTTTAACTCGCACATTCCCTGAAGATGTTGAGTTAGTAATGACTGATAGTATAGTATTTGTTTCAGATACCAAAATTAGGGTATTTCAACAAGGTGATAATGTCAGTTTTACAGTGTATGAGAAATCAAATTAA
- a CDS encoding DUF4180 domain-containing protein: MKIKTHHINNLTVAEIVSPGVVITTAEDGIDLVGNLYYQGFDKAILYEENITPAFFDLKNRLAGEILQKFSNYRMKLVIVGDFTKYESKSLKDFIFESNKGTTVNFVASVTEVLNKSEK, from the coding sequence ATGAAAATAAAAACACATCATATAAATAATTTAACCGTAGCCGAGATAGTTTCTCCTGGTGTTGTTATAACTACTGCTGAAGACGGTATAGACTTAGTTGGTAATCTGTATTATCAGGGATTTGATAAGGCAATACTTTATGAAGAGAATATTACTCCCGCCTTTTTTGATTTGAAAAACCGACTTGCCGGAGAGATATTGCAAAAGTTTTCTAATTACAGGATGAAGCTTGTTATTGTGGGCGACTTTACCAAATATGAAAGTAAAAGCTTAAAGGATTTTATTTTTGAAAGTAATAAAGGGACAACAGTCAATTTTGTTGCATCTGTAACGGAAGTCCTCAATAAGTCTGAGAAATAA
- a CDS encoding BspA family leucine-rich repeat surface protein: MKKLYFLFSFAMLSFLANAQEPFITTWEVQGTSDNDLTIWVPVAFNEDNNFTIDYGDGTVFTNIESTDYYTYSSPGIYTVTMSGDFHGLDFSMISNYLLSGKIKSIEQWGDIEWLDMEEAFTYCSNLTINATDAPNLSQVTNMTRMFRGCYSLNQSINNWDVSNITNMEGMFAEATSFNQPLDSWDVSNVISMQGMFWSASSFNQPLDNWNVSNVTDMSHMFRLTSFNQPLSSWDVSNVTDMSYMFIDNTSFNQPLSNWDVSNVIDMSYMFYGALAFNESLNDWMPSSVTNMNNMFTEATAFNQPINNWDVSNVMNMSKMFFKASAFNQPVNDWDVSNATNMNGMFWSATAFNQPLDNWNVLNVLDMYSMFFQADSFNQDLSNWHFNSNIILFGFVADSNLDSQNYDALLLRFAQLGLENKSLGATGLKYCDSAVRDYLINQLNWNISGDSYNFYCQNNSISGNIIFDENNNGCDIDDPKANNFLVTANDGNFTYSTISSNGEYNLSVMEGNYTIQLLNLPDYYTATPATATIEITGFGNEEELNFCLTANQTISDLNVTLLPLSEARPGFESQYRLVVQNMGTQTIADATATFGYNENIQEFLTASLPSSSTTANELTFNVGNIMPFESKSADITMQTFAPPTVNGNEVINFLASVTPDSNDYTPNDNTFTYDQTVVNSFDPNDKTVLQGSEIYMEQTDEYLDYIIRFQNTGTASAITVRIEDILHENLDWTTLTPISASHDYTVTITDENKVEFIFNNINLPHEEANEPGSHGFIAYKIKPVQDIQIGDMITGTAGIYFDYNLPIITNSADTEVVELLGVNDFAVKTIAVYPNPAKNIINIKPQGEVLIEAIKIYNLQGREIISLNGTHQTVDIQNLSNGVYFLSIETDKGLSRHKLIKN; encoded by the coding sequence ATGAAAAAACTTTACTTTTTATTTTCATTTGCCATGCTTTCGTTCTTGGCAAATGCACAAGAGCCTTTTATTACTACATGGGAGGTACAAGGCACATCTGATAATGACTTAACAATATGGGTCCCTGTAGCCTTCAATGAGGATAATAATTTCACTATAGACTATGGAGACGGAACGGTTTTTACAAACATTGAAAGCACTGATTATTATACTTACAGCAGTCCTGGAATATATACTGTTACAATGTCAGGAGATTTTCATGGACTTGATTTTTCAATGATATCAAACTACTTACTTAGCGGAAAGATAAAATCTATAGAACAATGGGGCGATATTGAATGGCTTGACATGGAAGAAGCATTCACATATTGCAGTAATTTAACCATAAATGCTACAGACGCTCCTAATCTAAGTCAGGTAACAAATATGACACGAATGTTTAGAGGATGCTATTCATTAAACCAATCTATCAACAATTGGGACGTTTCTAATATAACAAATATGGAAGGTATGTTCGCGGAAGCAACTTCTTTTAATCAACCATTGGATAGTTGGGATGTATCAAATGTTATTAGTATGCAAGGTATGTTTTGGTCTGCCAGTTCATTTAATCAACCATTAGACAATTGGAATGTATCTAATGTTACTGATATGAGCCACATGTTCCGACTTACATCCTTTAATCAACCTTTAAGCAGTTGGGATGTATCTAATGTTACTGACATGAGCTATATGTTCATAGACAACACTTCTTTCAATCAACCTTTGAGCAATTGGGATGTATCTAATGTTATAGACATGAGTTATATGTTTTATGGAGCATTAGCTTTTAATGAATCTTTAAACGATTGGATGCCTTCATCTGTAACAAACATGAATAACATGTTTACTGAAGCTACCGCATTTAATCAACCTATAAATAACTGGGACGTATCAAACGTTATGAATATGAGTAAAATGTTTTTTAAAGCATCAGCTTTTAATCAACCTGTTAACGACTGGGATGTATCAAATGCCACTAACATGAACGGTATGTTTTGGTCTGCTACAGCATTTAATCAGCCATTAGACAATTGGAATGTATTAAATGTTTTAGATATGTATAGTATGTTTTTTCAAGCTGATTCATTTAACCAAGATCTTTCAAACTGGCACTTTAATTCTAATATAATTTTATTCGGTTTCGTTGCAGACAGTAATCTTGATTCCCAAAATTACGACGCTCTACTATTAAGATTTGCACAGTTAGGTCTTGAAAATAAATCTTTAGGCGCCACAGGTTTAAAATATTGTGATTCTGCAGTAAGAGATTATTTAATTAATCAGTTAAACTGGAATATTTCTGGAGACAGTTATAATTTTTATTGTCAAAACAATAGCATTTCGGGAAATATAATTTTTGACGAAAATAATAATGGTTGCGATATAGATGACCCTAAAGCGAATAACTTTTTAGTAACTGCAAATGATGGTAATTTCACCTACTCAACTATCAGCTCAAACGGAGAATACAATCTAAGTGTTATGGAAGGTAATTACACAATACAGTTACTTAATCTCCCTGATTACTATACCGCAACACCGGCAACAGCAACGATAGAAATTACCGGGTTTGGCAATGAAGAAGAACTAAACTTTTGCCTTACTGCCAATCAAACCATTTCTGATCTAAACGTTACTCTTTTACCTTTAAGTGAGGCAAGGCCAGGGTTTGAATCCCAATACCGCCTTGTAGTTCAAAATATGGGAACACAAACCATAGCAGATGCAACTGCTACTTTTGGCTATAATGAAAATATACAAGAATTTTTAACGGCAAGCCTGCCTTCTTCTTCAACAACTGCTAATGAACTAACCTTTAATGTTGGCAACATTATGCCTTTTGAGAGCAAATCGGCAGACATTACCATGCAAACATTTGCACCACCTACTGTGAATGGCAATGAAGTAATAAACTTTCTAGCTTCGGTTACTCCGGACTCAAATGATTATACACCTAACGACAACACTTTTACTTACGACCAAACCGTAGTAAACTCTTTCGACCCTAACGACAAGACCGTATTGCAGGGTAGTGAAATATATATGGAGCAGACCGATGAATACCTGGATTATATAATACGATTCCAAAACACAGGGACTGCGAGCGCCATAACGGTGAGAATAGAGGATATTCTGCACGAAAATCTTGATTGGACTACTCTTACACCTATAAGCGCCAGCCATGACTATACTGTAACGATTACAGACGAAAACAAGGTTGAGTTTATTTTCAACAATATAAACCTGCCTCACGAAGAAGCCAATGAACCGGGAAGCCACGGTTTTATAGCTTACAAAATAAAGCCGGTACAGGACATACAAATTGGCGATATGATTACAGGAACGGCAGGCATATATTTTGATTATAACCTGCCTATCATTACCAACTCGGCTGACACTGAAGTGGTGGAATTATTAGGCGTAAATGATTTTGCAGTTAAAACCATCGCTGTTTACCCTAATCCTGCAAAAAACATTATAAACATAAAGCCTCAGGGAGAAGTATTAATTGAAGCTATAAAAATATACAACCTGCAGGGCAGGGAAATAATTTCCCTAAACGGAACACACCAAACGGTAGATATACAAAATCTTAGCAACGGAGTTTATTTCCTTAGCATAGAAACCGATAAAGGCCTGTCCAGACACAAGCTTATTAAAAACTAA
- a CDS encoding CsbD family protein produces the protein MENSRENSQAVKTSWKEQKAKLKLKFPSLTDSDLHFEEGKKDIMLRRVETKLGKSKEEFSQILTSL, from the coding sequence ATGGAAAATTCCAGAGAGAATTCGCAAGCAGTTAAGACAAGTTGGAAAGAACAAAAGGCAAAACTTAAACTAAAGTTTCCAAGCCTTACTGATTCTGACTTACATTTTGAAGAAGGTAAAAAAGATATAATGCTTAGAAGAGTGGAAACAAAACTTGGAAAAAGCAAAGAAGAATTTTCACAAATTCTTACCAGCCTATAG
- a CDS encoding helix-turn-helix domain-containing protein → MKIFIKYMVSLRCKMIVKAELDKLGITYGAVELGEIEIKEPISVQQTSSLKTALLLTGLELMDDKKSILIEKIKNIIIELVYTDNEILKTKKSEYISTKLNYDYTYLANIFSEATGITIEHYVINHKIERVKELLIYDELSLTQISYLLNYSSVAHLSAQFKKITGLTPTFYKNLKEKKRKELQYL, encoded by the coding sequence TTGAAAATTTTCATAAAATATATGGTGAGCCTTCGTTGCAAAATGATTGTAAAAGCAGAGCTTGATAAGCTGGGTATTACTTACGGAGCTGTAGAACTAGGTGAAATAGAAATAAAAGAACCAATATCTGTACAGCAAACCTCATCCTTAAAAACAGCACTGCTTTTGACAGGACTTGAACTGATGGACGACAAAAAATCTATATTAATTGAAAAGATAAAAAATATAATTATAGAGCTCGTTTACACAGATAATGAAATACTCAAAACAAAAAAATCAGAATATATAAGCACTAAACTTAATTACGACTACACTTATCTGGCTAATATATTTTCTGAAGCAACCGGTATTACTATAGAACACTATGTTATAAACCACAAGATAGAAAGGGTAAAAGAACTGCTTATTTATGATGAACTAAGTCTTACACAAATTTCTTACTTATTAAATTACAGCAGTGTGGCACATCTCTCTGCCCAGTTTAAAAAAATAACGGGATTAACACCTACCTTCTACAAAAACCTGAAAGAGAAAAAAAGGAAAGAATTGCAATACCTATGA
- a CDS encoding fatty acid desaturase family protein: MPLPTYPGHDEDLIVAPGLIRISQEEPVNKIQRFQHIYAFPLYSLASLSWVFRKDYKKFFQSKIGEIRIKHPKIEYFNLFFFKGLYYFLFIILPLLLLKLTWWQFLIGFMALHITKGLTMGLVFQLAHVVEGTDFPKPNEEGNIEDNWAEHQLRTTANFASGNSIAAFFLGGLNQQIEHHLFPRVCHVHYKKIGAIVKETAHEFDLPYIENPTFFDALKSHYAMLKKLGKQAYRNKNKTISL; encoded by the coding sequence ATACCTTTACCAACATACCCGGGCCATGACGAAGATCTTATAGTAGCACCGGGACTTATACGCATCTCGCAGGAAGAACCCGTAAACAAAATACAGCGTTTTCAGCATATATATGCCTTCCCGTTATACAGCCTGGCATCACTGTCATGGGTATTTAGAAAAGACTACAAAAAATTCTTTCAGTCAAAAATTGGTGAAATCCGGATTAAACACCCCAAAATAGAATATTTCAATCTTTTCTTTTTCAAGGGATTATACTATTTCCTGTTCATCATACTTCCCCTGTTACTGCTTAAGCTTACCTGGTGGCAGTTTCTTATTGGGTTTATGGCACTGCATATTACAAAAGGCTTAACTATGGGGCTTGTTTTTCAGTTAGCCCATGTTGTGGAAGGAACCGATTTCCCAAAACCTAATGAAGAAGGAAATATTGAAGACAACTGGGCAGAGCATCAGCTAAGAACAACCGCTAACTTTGCATCAGGCAACAGTATTGCCGCATTCTTTTTAGGCGGACTGAACCAACAGATAGAGCATCATTTATTCCCAAGGGTTTGCCATGTTCACTATAAAAAAATAGGAGCCATTGTAAAGGAAACGGCCCATGAATTTGATTTGCCTTACATAGAAAACCCCACTTTTTTTGACGCTTTAAAATCCCACTATGCTATGCTTAAAAAGCTTGGTAAACAAGCATATAGAAACAAAAATAAAACTATCTCTTTGTAA
- a CDS encoding fatty acid desaturase family protein codes for MSRLKFKTAAKSAFFPTVRLRVDNYFKESDISPNANGNMWLKITFFLGTFLLLYSFIITGLFNNWVLLSLTVLLGMFSAFIGFNICHDAIHDSLSSNKNVNKGFSFLFNLVGANPYMWSIMHNVVHHTFTNIPGP; via the coding sequence ATGTCAAGATTAAAATTTAAAACCGCAGCAAAATCTGCTTTTTTCCCCACAGTCAGATTAAGAGTAGACAATTACTTTAAAGAATCGGATATCTCGCCAAACGCTAACGGAAACATGTGGCTTAAGATTACTTTTTTCCTGGGAACCTTTCTGCTTCTGTACTCTTTTATAATAACAGGTTTATTCAATAACTGGGTATTACTTTCATTAACTGTACTTCTTGGTATGTTTAGCGCATTTATAGGATTTAATATCTGTCACGACGCCATACATGACTCCCTGTCATCAAACAAAAATGTAAATAAGGGTTTTAGTTTTTTGTTTAATCTGGTAGGTGCAAACCCATATATGTGGAGCATTATGCACAATGTAGTACACCATACCTTTACCAACATACCCGGGCCATGA
- the ruvC gene encoding crossover junction endodeoxyribonuclease RuvC, translating into MANERIILGIDPGTTIMGFGLIKVINKKMEFLQLNELQLSKYDDHYVKLRIIFERTIELIDTHLPDEIAIEAPFFGKNVQSMLKLGRAQGVAMAAGLSRQIPITEYEPKKIKMAITGNGNASKEQVAKMLQQLLGLKEIPKNLDSTDGLAAAVCHFFNSGKTVVGKSYTGWDAFVKQNQNRVK; encoded by the coding sequence TTGGCAAACGAGCGCATTATATTAGGGATAGACCCGGGAACTACCATTATGGGGTTTGGACTTATTAAGGTTATTAATAAGAAAATGGAGTTTTTACAGCTTAACGAACTTCAGTTAAGTAAGTATGACGATCACTATGTAAAACTGCGTATTATCTTTGAAAGGACTATAGAACTTATAGATACTCACCTTCCCGACGAAATAGCCATTGAGGCACCGTTTTTTGGTAAAAACGTACAGTCTATGCTTAAACTGGGCAGGGCACAGGGGGTAGCAATGGCAGCCGGATTATCAAGGCAAATACCGATAACTGAATATGAGCCTAAAAAAATAAAAATGGCTATTACCGGTAATGGTAACGCCAGTAAGGAACAGGTGGCAAAAATGCTACAGCAACTTTTAGGCTTAAAGGAAATTCCTAAAAACCTGGATAGTACCGATGGACTTGCGGCAGCGGTATGCCATTTCTTTAACTCGGGTAAAACTGTGGTAGGCAAGAGCTATACAGGCTGGGATGCTTTTGTAAAGCAAAACCAAAACAGGGTTAAATAA